The following are encoded in a window of Sandaracinaceae bacterium genomic DNA:
- a CDS encoding metallophosphoesterase, which produces MALLAQISDAHLIELDPWARDPADWVRLAFLSSYRPSRAESRVRNLARAFQRARRAGADHVVFTGDMTEDADPAQFALFAQVVGESGFTPEQVTVIPGNHDAYRGRCAYAAAAQGPLAAVAGTSGASFDLDGVTVVPLDSTLDQHFVRAAGRLGAEQRRHLTDLSRPTLVLQHHPAIPHSPRGLGWFQQLVDVCQVERAVAAAPELFVLHGHVHHHRDLVPRGSTRARVFSPRAVVETDEAVRFYEVDARGVRPVATRAPVGR; this is translated from the coding sequence ATGGCCCTGCTCGCCCAGATCTCCGACGCCCACCTGATCGAGCTCGATCCGTGGGCGCGTGATCCGGCGGACTGGGTGCGGCTGGCGTTCCTCTCGTCGTATCGCCCCTCGCGCGCCGAGAGCCGAGTCCGGAACCTGGCTCGCGCGTTTCAGCGAGCGCGCAGGGCGGGGGCCGACCACGTGGTGTTCACGGGTGACATGACCGAAGACGCCGACCCGGCGCAGTTCGCCCTGTTCGCCCAGGTGGTGGGCGAGAGCGGCTTCACGCCCGAGCAGGTCACCGTCATCCCCGGCAACCACGACGCGTACCGGGGACGCTGTGCCTACGCCGCCGCCGCGCAGGGCCCGCTCGCCGCCGTGGCCGGGACCTCGGGCGCCAGCTTCGACCTGGACGGGGTGACCGTGGTGCCGCTGGACTCCACGCTGGACCAGCACTTCGTGCGCGCCGCCGGGCGCTTGGGGGCCGAGCAGCGCCGCCACCTCACGGACCTGTCGCGCCCCACGCTGGTGCTCCAGCACCACCCGGCCATTCCGCACTCGCCGCGGGGCCTGGGCTGGTTCCAGCAGCTGGTGGACGTGTGCCAGGTGGAGCGCGCCGTGGCCGCCGCCCCCGAGCTGTTCGTGCTGCACGGGCACGTGCACCACCACCGCGATCTGGTGCCGCGGGGGTCCACGCGGGCCCGTGTCTTCTCGCCGCGCGCCGTGGTGGAGACCGACGAAGCGGTTCGCTTCTACGAGGTGGACGCGCGCGGGGTCCGGCCGGTCGCCACGCGAGCGCCAGTGGGGCGGTAA
- a CDS encoding FAD-dependent monooxygenase, with translation MRVVVVGAGFSGSAAALFLHRAGHTVTLLEAVPEPSPVGAGIMLQPTGMHVLGELGLAGPIVRAGHRVDRLRARSSTGRLLFDLPYSARGPELFGLGLHRGVLFQTLFDAARAEIPDVRTGVSIARLGEPGHVLSTTGDALGPFDLIVVADGARSEIRTANFPGARDTAYPWGALWFVAEDRAGLYTRELLQCVKGAREMVGMLPTGLAPGGDTPLVSLFVSVPVTEAEAVRREGLAAFRERVLRVAPMAEPILSQLPSTEALLFAGYRDVVFKQWHAGNVVFIGDAAHATSPQLGQGSNLALVDALVLSECIAAQPGNVELALMTYSQRRRAHLGFYQRMTRWLTPFFQSHSTVLGLVRDLGFPIGARLPFLREQMVATMCGGKLGFLRGSLPAGLHVPRLPPGEQG, from the coding sequence ATGCGCGTCGTGGTCGTCGGAGCTGGGTTCTCGGGGAGCGCTGCGGCGCTCTTCCTGCATCGTGCGGGTCACACGGTCACCTTGCTCGAGGCCGTGCCCGAGCCCAGCCCGGTGGGCGCCGGGATCATGCTGCAGCCCACGGGCATGCACGTGCTGGGAGAGCTGGGGCTAGCCGGGCCCATCGTGCGGGCGGGGCACCGCGTGGACCGGCTGCGCGCACGGTCGTCCACCGGCCGGCTGCTGTTCGACCTGCCCTACTCGGCGCGCGGGCCCGAGCTGTTCGGGCTGGGGCTGCACCGCGGGGTGCTGTTCCAGACGCTGTTCGACGCGGCGCGGGCCGAGATCCCCGACGTGCGCACGGGCGTGTCCATCGCGCGGCTGGGCGAGCCGGGGCACGTGCTGAGCACCACCGGGGACGCGCTTGGCCCTTTCGATCTCATCGTGGTCGCAGACGGCGCGCGCTCCGAGATCCGCACGGCCAACTTCCCCGGCGCGCGCGACACGGCCTACCCCTGGGGCGCGCTGTGGTTCGTGGCGGAAGACCGCGCGGGGCTCTACACGCGCGAGCTCTTGCAGTGCGTGAAGGGCGCGAGAGAGATGGTGGGCATGCTGCCCACGGGGTTGGCGCCCGGGGGAGACACGCCGCTGGTGAGCCTGTTCGTGAGTGTGCCCGTCACCGAGGCCGAGGCCGTGCGCCGTGAAGGGCTGGCTGCGTTCCGCGAGCGCGTGCTGCGCGTGGCGCCCATGGCCGAGCCCATCTTGAGCCAGCTGCCCAGCACCGAGGCGCTGCTCTTCGCGGGCTACCGCGACGTGGTCTTCAAGCAGTGGCACGCGGGCAACGTGGTGTTCATCGGCGACGCCGCGCACGCCACGAGCCCACAGCTGGGGCAAGGCAGCAACCTGGCGCTCGTGGACGCGCTGGTGCTGAGCGAGTGCATCGCGGCGCAGCCGGGCAACGTGGAGCTGGCGCTCATGACGTACAGCCAGCGGCGCCGCGCGCACCTCGGCTTCTATCAGCGCATGACGCGCTGGCTGACACCCTTCTTCCAGTCGCACTCCACCGTGCTCGGGCTGGTGCGCGACCTCGGCTTCCCCATCGGCGCGCGGCTGCCGTTCCTGCGTGAGCAGATGGTGGCCACCATGTGCGGGGGCAAGCTGGGGTTTCTGCGCGGAAGCCTGCCGGCAGGGCTGCACGTGCCTCGGCTGCCGCCCGGCGAGCAGGGTTGA
- a CDS encoding response regulator, with translation MPQRPHDTALGLARQRFVDSLPQKAGELRGALALLVGSPESPRPRDELRARLQALYASAQVFRMNVLAAALQEGATTLELARSEAREVSQAELDELTNLVATLPSLVDGGAPNVRPSMVPAPSTPPSQPPPAASIAPLVNVGSTPPPALDAAPVSSPERPSARPVARAHKPTMMGFQPPTAPPPPPSLSPAPLGRPSQPAPAPIAPLPPPPAVSAPARVAPHAAAPAPVRAPAPAAAPAPTRASQPAPRPVAPSTRPASTVAVSTPIARVKVATVASREAEVIQVKPPAPFTTSSAAVVGAARGQAEDPGAQSTSAGGYAAPAQSIVSALLCTDTASETLIRAALPPERFEILVASNTEEATQLAWNSAPDLILADATVCLGPNGLLARLRRDALTDFVPVVVLFQPGVPVDPIALREAGAVDSLRKPLLIKTILQTVHRVADLGEAATWAPLGDLTVNDVADRIAAEIRRGLVLSTDRGPDVAVPLGDGSEVLAAAWAAIARVRAHLSERSAGRVHFRDPAGRRGPALVSLHDLEPTAEEEARDSASEAEVSLRGRRVIVADDDPAVRWFFAQLLEDEGASVVQAEDGAVALAAARAEPPDVIVSDILMPNMDGLALCRALSRDPSVSETPVILLSWREDFLSRMRELRAGARGYLRKEAESTQILAKVRDVLRGRSQFEARLRAGGAVRGRVEGLGIPCLLSTLLRERENALLTVRDAFNLFEVEVQQRAIVSVSSTATDGGFARGDRALRMLVGVSTGRFAVEEVDPAVRHSMAGGAPQLGVAEACARLGALIDSVSGEALARVESLGLDEDALGSFEASAPGEVGAVAAALSAGQTPRQLLVGSIHAPQAVEAALIELARRGVILGVHGDAGEDLVATNLRARREARTHSQPGEAPASFQTAPAPRVQPTIREESADADTAEPLLLSTARAPQALPPAPEPLLLIPAAVVPALRAPQPAAPRDVDADTDTDSQPGEAEDDDDLPERDGFGPLMWFAVLFVLAAIGYVGYTMMLDSQRRAADPSSSNDAPETAPAEATAADDAPAAADPSEAAPDPSAQVPDGTPREDGLSFGTQQPGVRLEGATVPAGHGVLHVLETSRPDVLVSVGDQDLGTPPQQIALPEGRHAVRYRMGSQVIDRYYFVRSAHTRVVPVPES, from the coding sequence GTGCCTCAGCGACCCCATGACACTGCGCTCGGGCTTGCACGCCAGCGCTTCGTAGACAGCCTCCCCCAGAAGGCGGGTGAGCTGCGTGGCGCGCTCGCTCTCCTGGTTGGGAGCCCGGAGTCGCCTCGGCCGCGCGACGAGCTGCGTGCCCGGCTGCAGGCGCTCTACGCGTCGGCGCAGGTGTTCCGCATGAACGTGCTGGCCGCTGCGCTGCAGGAGGGGGCCACAACGTTGGAGCTGGCCCGAAGCGAGGCGCGCGAGGTGTCGCAGGCCGAGCTGGACGAGCTGACCAACCTGGTGGCCACGCTGCCTTCGCTCGTGGACGGGGGTGCGCCCAACGTGCGGCCGTCGATGGTCCCCGCGCCTTCCACACCCCCTTCGCAGCCACCGCCTGCGGCTTCCATCGCGCCGCTGGTGAACGTGGGCTCCACGCCGCCGCCTGCGCTCGATGCTGCGCCGGTCAGCTCGCCGGAGCGGCCTTCGGCGCGGCCCGTGGCGCGTGCGCACAAGCCCACCATGATGGGCTTCCAGCCGCCCACCGCGCCGCCGCCACCGCCCAGCCTGTCCCCCGCGCCGCTGGGGCGGCCCTCGCAGCCAGCGCCCGCGCCCATCGCGCCGCTGCCGCCGCCGCCTGCCGTGAGCGCTCCCGCCCGCGTGGCTCCGCATGCGGCGGCTCCCGCTCCGGTTCGTGCACCCGCACCCGCTGCAGCCCCCGCGCCCACGCGCGCCTCCCAGCCGGCGCCGCGGCCCGTGGCGCCTTCCACGCGCCCCGCGTCCACCGTGGCGGTGTCCACGCCCATCGCGCGCGTGAAGGTGGCCACCGTGGCGTCGCGCGAGGCCGAGGTCATCCAGGTGAAGCCGCCTGCGCCGTTCACCACATCGTCCGCCGCGGTGGTGGGTGCGGCACGCGGCCAGGCCGAGGACCCGGGTGCGCAGTCCACCAGCGCGGGAGGCTATGCCGCGCCGGCGCAGTCCATCGTGAGCGCGCTGCTGTGCACGGACACAGCGTCCGAGACGCTCATCCGCGCGGCGCTGCCGCCCGAGCGCTTCGAGATCCTGGTGGCCAGCAACACCGAGGAGGCCACGCAGCTCGCGTGGAACAGCGCGCCGGACCTCATCCTGGCGGACGCCACCGTGTGCCTCGGGCCCAACGGGCTCTTGGCGCGGCTGCGGCGTGACGCGCTCACCGACTTCGTGCCCGTGGTGGTGCTGTTCCAGCCGGGCGTGCCGGTGGACCCCATCGCCCTGCGCGAGGCGGGCGCGGTGGACTCGCTGCGCAAGCCGCTGCTGATCAAGACCATTCTCCAGACGGTGCACCGCGTGGCCGACCTGGGGGAGGCCGCCACGTGGGCGCCGCTCGGCGACCTGACCGTGAACGACGTGGCCGACCGCATCGCCGCCGAGATTCGCCGCGGCCTGGTGCTCTCCACGGACCGTGGCCCCGACGTGGCCGTTCCGCTGGGCGATGGCAGTGAGGTGCTGGCCGCCGCGTGGGCCGCCATCGCGCGCGTGCGGGCGCACTTGTCGGAGCGCTCGGCGGGGCGCGTGCACTTCCGCGACCCGGCGGGGCGTCGTGGCCCGGCGCTGGTGTCGCTGCACGACCTCGAGCCCACGGCCGAGGAAGAGGCGCGCGACTCGGCGAGCGAGGCCGAGGTGTCCTTGCGAGGGCGCCGCGTGATCGTGGCCGACGACGACCCGGCGGTGCGCTGGTTCTTCGCGCAGCTGCTGGAAGACGAAGGCGCCAGCGTGGTGCAGGCCGAAGACGGCGCAGTCGCGCTGGCGGCCGCCCGGGCCGAGCCGCCCGACGTGATCGTCAGCGACATCCTGATGCCCAACATGGACGGGCTCGCGCTGTGCCGTGCCCTCTCGCGCGACCCGAGCGTGTCGGAGACGCCGGTCATCCTGCTGAGCTGGCGCGAGGACTTCCTGTCGCGCATGCGCGAGCTGCGCGCCGGGGCCCGCGGCTACCTGCGCAAGGAGGCCGAGTCCACGCAGATCCTGGCCAAGGTGCGCGACGTGCTGCGCGGGCGCTCGCAGTTCGAGGCGCGCCTGCGAGCGGGTGGGGCGGTGCGTGGGCGCGTGGAGGGCCTGGGCATCCCGTGCTTGCTTTCCACGCTGCTGCGCGAGCGCGAGAACGCGCTGCTCACGGTGCGCGACGCGTTCAACCTGTTCGAGGTGGAGGTCCAGCAGCGCGCCATCGTGTCCGTGTCCAGCACGGCCACGGACGGTGGCTTTGCCCGCGGCGACCGCGCGCTGCGCATGCTGGTGGGCGTCTCCACCGGGCGCTTCGCGGTGGAAGAGGTGGACCCCGCGGTGCGGCACAGCATGGCTGGCGGAGCGCCGCAGCTCGGCGTGGCCGAGGCCTGTGCGCGGCTCGGCGCGCTCATCGACTCCGTCTCCGGCGAGGCGCTGGCCCGCGTGGAGTCGCTGGGCCTCGACGAAGACGCGCTCGGCTCGTTCGAGGCTTCGGCGCCGGGTGAAGTGGGCGCCGTCGCGGCCGCGTTGTCGGCCGGGCAGACGCCTCGGCAGCTGCTGGTGGGCAGCATCCACGCGCCCCAGGCCGTGGAGGCCGCGCTCATCGAGCTGGCGCGCCGCGGGGTCATCCTGGGCGTGCACGGCGACGCCGGGGAAGACCTGGTGGCCACCAACCTGCGCGCGCGGCGCGAGGCACGCACGCACTCGCAGCCAGGCGAGGCGCCTGCATCGTTCCAGACGGCGCCTGCGCCCCGTGTGCAGCCGACCATCCGTGAGGAGAGCGCCGACGCGGACACCGCCGAGCCGCTCTTGCTCAGCACCGCCCGCGCACCGCAAGCGCTGCCGCCGGCACCCGAGCCACTCCTGTTGATCCCTGCCGCGGTGGTGCCAGCTCTGCGCGCGCCCCAGCCCGCCGCACCGCGTGACGTGGATGCCGACACGGACACAGACTCCCAGCCGGGCGAAGCGGAGGATGACGACGACCTGCCCGAGCGCGATGGCTTCGGGCCGCTGATGTGGTTCGCGGTGCTCTTCGTGCTCGCGGCCATTGGCTACGTGGGCTACACGATGATGCTGGACAGCCAGCGGCGGGCCGCCGACCCGAGCTCGTCGAACGATGCCCCCGAAACCGCGCCCGCCGAAGCCACGGCGGCCGATGACGCGCCCGCTGCTGCCGACCCGAGCGAGGCCGCTCCCGACCCGAGCGCACAGGTTCCCGACGGCACGCCGCGCGAGGACGGCCTGTCATTCGGCACGCAGCAGCCCGGCGTGCGCCTCGAGGGCGCCACGGTGCCCGCCGGCCACGGCGTGCTGCACGTGCTCGAGACCAGCCGCCCGGACGTGCTGGTGTCCGTGGGCGACCAGGACCTGGGCACGCCACCGCAGCAGATCGCGCTCCCCGAGGGCCGGCACGCGGTGCGCTATCGCATGGGCAGCCAGGTCATCGACCGCTACTACTTCGTGCGCAGCGCCCACACGCGCGTGGTGCCCGTCCCCGAGTCCTGA
- a CDS encoding helix-hairpin-helix domain-containing protein has product MSDHPPPKSSPVSAAAWVTAIIAVASLAETPPVIAPESVEFNSATYQAVRPAPPSARVAQQIADVRDGGRVNVNAADAQTLQLLPGVGPVVSARVIADREANGPYPTLEAMTRVSGIGPRTVERIAALAFAGPAAPTEPSGAASPAGEQPGDAEPGLHMEPTEATTGHGERHVANPHVQAEGE; this is encoded by the coding sequence GTGTCGGACCACCCGCCGCCCAAGAGCAGCCCTGTGAGCGCGGCCGCGTGGGTGACCGCCATCATCGCCGTGGCGTCGCTCGCCGAGACGCCGCCCGTGATCGCGCCCGAGTCCGTGGAGTTCAACTCGGCCACCTACCAGGCGGTGCGCCCCGCGCCTCCGTCGGCCCGCGTGGCTCAGCAGATCGCCGACGTGCGCGACGGCGGGCGGGTGAACGTGAACGCTGCGGACGCCCAGACACTGCAGCTCTTGCCCGGCGTGGGGCCGGTGGTGTCGGCCCGGGTGATCGCCGACCGCGAGGCCAACGGGCCCTACCCCACGCTCGAGGCCATGACGCGGGTCAGCGGCATCGGCCCTCGCACGGTGGAGCGCATCGCGGCGCTGGCGTTCGCGGGGCCAGCCGCACCGACGGAGCCCAGTGGCGCCGCCTCACCAGCGGGAGAACAGCCAGGAGACGCGGAGCCCGGCCTGCACATGGAGCCCACTGAAGCCACCACGGGTCATGGCGAACGGCACGTAGCCAACCCGCACGTCCAGGCCGAAGGCGAGTGA
- a CDS encoding cytochrome P450 — MGGAGQHGVGRVLDHALHLARPPRAPEILEEVRSVSGGGDLLSPSGAPFSRHDLKNMVKLESAVTEMNRLTTAPMVPRRALKDTTLELRSGTYRFDAGHDLALFPPTTHLDPEIYEDPYDFRFDRFLPDSSGAPARFWKDGQRVHFNLLPFGAGVSMCPGRFFAINEFKIAVAVLLSCFDIELLTTAVPKQDVSRTGFGTLPPVDDVPFRYRRRA, encoded by the coding sequence GTGGGCGGCGCAGGCCAACACGGTGTCGGCCGCGTTCTGGACCATGCTCTACATCTTGCGCGACCGCCGCGCGCGCCGGAGATCCTGGAAGAGGTGCGCAGCGTCTCGGGCGGCGGCGACCTCCTGTCCCCGAGCGGCGCCCCCTTCTCGCGCCACGACCTCAAGAACATGGTCAAGCTCGAGAGCGCCGTCACCGAGATGAACCGCCTCACCACCGCGCCCATGGTCCCGCGGCGGGCGCTCAAGGACACCACGCTCGAGCTGCGCAGCGGCACCTACCGCTTCGACGCGGGCCACGACCTCGCGCTCTTCCCGCCCACCACGCACCTCGATCCGGAGATCTACGAGGACCCGTACGACTTCCGCTTCGACCGCTTCCTGCCCGACAGCAGCGGCGCCCCCGCGCGCTTCTGGAAGGACGGTCAGCGCGTGCACTTCAACCTGCTGCCCTTCGGCGCGGGCGTGAGCATGTGCCCCGGGCGCTTCTTCGCCATCAACGAGTTCAAGATCGCCGTGGCGGTGCTGCTCTCGTGCTTCGACATCGAGCTGCTCACCACGGCGGTGCCCAAGCAGGATGTGTCGCGCACCGGCTTCGGCACGCTGCCTCCCGTGGACGACGTGCCTTTCCGCTACCGCCGCCGCGCCTGA
- a CDS encoding GNAT family N-acetyltransferase, which translates to MRALTQLIHEAYAPLAARGLRYWGSHQTAEDTAKRCARGETWLALVGTDYVGTVTLSPPETPGGSPWLDRPDVAKFNQLCVHPTFQGSGLGSGLLDLVERRAAELGAAHVACDTSEDAHALIQRYERRGYVFVEHVDWRPRTNYRSVVLSLGLCSPTGTGRSESTG; encoded by the coding sequence ATGCGCGCCCTCACACAACTGATCCACGAAGCCTACGCACCGCTCGCCGCGAGGGGGCTGCGCTACTGGGGCAGCCACCAAACGGCGGAGGACACCGCCAAGCGCTGTGCGCGCGGGGAGACGTGGCTCGCGTTGGTGGGCACCGACTACGTGGGCACCGTCACGCTCTCACCGCCAGAGACGCCCGGTGGGTCGCCGTGGCTCGACCGCCCGGACGTGGCCAAGTTCAACCAGCTGTGCGTGCACCCCACGTTTCAAGGAAGCGGACTCGGCAGTGGGCTGCTTGACCTGGTGGAGCGCCGCGCTGCGGAGCTGGGTGCAGCTCATGTCGCCTGCGACACCTCAGAAGACGCGCACGCGCTGATCCAGCGCTATGAGCGCCGCGGCTACGTCTTCGTGGAGCACGTGGACTGGCGACCCAGGACGAACTACCGCTCCGTGGTGCTCTCGCTGGGCCTGTGCAGCCCCACCGGCACGGGCCGGAGCGAGTCGACGGGATGA
- a CDS encoding aspartate carbamoyltransferase catalytic subunit — MDAFPHRHVLGIEDLSRADIEHILDTSNAFLEVSRRPVRKVPTLRGKTVINLFYENSTRTRTSFELAGKRMSADVINISVASSSVTKGETLYDTCKTLEAMHPDVIVMRHASSGAPHFVARHVRCSVINAGDGMHEHPTQALLDAFTIKQALGTLEGLTVAIVGDVLHSRVARSNALLLKHFGCTVRFVGPDTLVPPELAGYGVELHHNVEEGVRDADVVMVLRVQTERLKGALLASLGEYSRTFGINRRRLALAKPNALVMHPGPMNRGVEIEPDVADGASSRVLEQVEAGVAIRMALLYLLAGESGEA, encoded by the coding sequence ATGGACGCTTTCCCACACCGCCACGTGCTCGGCATCGAGGACCTCTCGCGCGCCGACATCGAGCACATCCTCGACACGTCGAACGCCTTCTTGGAGGTCTCGCGCCGGCCGGTCCGCAAGGTGCCCACGCTGCGTGGCAAGACCGTCATCAACCTGTTCTACGAGAACTCCACGCGCACCCGCACCAGCTTCGAGCTGGCCGGCAAGCGCATGAGCGCCGACGTCATCAACATCAGCGTGGCCAGCTCGAGCGTGACCAAGGGCGAGACGCTCTACGACACCTGCAAGACGCTCGAGGCCATGCACCCGGACGTCATCGTGATGCGCCACGCGTCCTCGGGGGCGCCGCACTTCGTGGCTCGCCACGTGCGCTGCAGCGTCATCAACGCGGGTGACGGCATGCACGAGCACCCCACGCAGGCGCTGCTGGACGCGTTCACCATCAAGCAGGCGCTCGGCACGCTCGAGGGCCTCACGGTGGCCATCGTGGGCGACGTGCTGCACTCGCGGGTGGCCCGCAGCAACGCGCTGCTGCTCAAGCACTTCGGCTGCACGGTGCGCTTCGTGGGCCCGGACACGCTGGTGCCGCCCGAGCTGGCCGGCTACGGCGTGGAGCTGCACCACAACGTGGAAGAGGGCGTGCGCGACGCCGACGTGGTGATGGTGCTGCGCGTGCAGACCGAGCGTCTCAAGGGCGCGCTGCTGGCTTCGCTCGGGGAGTACTCGCGCACCTTCGGCATCAACCGGCGGCGCCTGGCGCTGGCGAAGCCGAATGCCTTGGTGATGCACCCGGGTCCCATGAACCGGGGCGTGGAGATCGAGCCCGACGTGGCCGACGGCGCTTCGTCGCGCGTGCTCGAGCAGGTGGAAGCCGGCGTGGCCATCCGCATGGCGCTGCTGTACTTGCTAGCTGGCGAGTCGGGCGAGGCGTGA
- the pyrR gene encoding bifunctional pyr operon transcriptional regulator/uracil phosphoribosyltransferase PyrR, which produces MQRTLRRMALSIVERTGKRAQDLCLIGVRRGGVDVAKRLAEAIADLEDESPKVGAVDISLYRDDAATALPDAKIGPSEIRFPIDGREVILVDDVLQTGRTIRAAIDCVLDYGRPRRIWLAVLFDRGGRELPVHPDFVGKTVDVKPGMKLWVEIDGREGDRAFLTVAAASTQEVS; this is translated from the coding sequence ATGCAGCGCACGCTACGCCGCATGGCCCTCAGCATCGTGGAGCGCACCGGGAAGCGTGCCCAGGACCTCTGCCTGATCGGGGTGCGCCGCGGCGGGGTGGACGTGGCCAAGCGCCTGGCCGAGGCCATCGCCGACTTGGAGGACGAGTCCCCCAAGGTGGGCGCCGTGGACATCAGCCTCTACCGCGACGACGCGGCCACCGCCCTGCCGGATGCGAAGATCGGGCCGAGCGAGATCCGCTTCCCCATCGACGGGCGCGAGGTCATCTTGGTGGACGACGTGCTGCAGACGGGGCGCACCATCCGGGCCGCCATCGACTGCGTGCTGGACTACGGGCGCCCGCGCCGCATCTGGCTGGCGGTGCTGTTCGACCGCGGCGGGCGCGAGCTGCCCGTCCACCCGGACTTCGTCGGCAAGACGGTGGACGTGAAGCCAGGCATGAAGCTGTGGGTGGAGATCGACGGGCGCGAGGGCGACCGCGCGTTCCTCACGGTGGCGGCGGCGAGCACGCAGGAGGTGAGCTGA
- a CDS encoding universal stress protein produces MDAMESNTSGRVIVAAVDLTEASDMALLHAVRMSVLGDTLHVVHTVEVHGLREATRIQEQDKVLENDPDVVRAYVNEVCEREEVWPLVRPEVHTRIGTPVAALVQFCTDVEADLLVCGVHARHGIDRLRASVAEGLMREAPCPVLVAKPKAYQGRRKSELPAPICADCSAKREETGDPMAWCTTHSRDHAARHTYSGTPSTRPPGFGMR; encoded by the coding sequence ATGGATGCCATGGAGTCGAACACGAGCGGACGCGTCATTGTGGCGGCCGTTGACCTGACCGAGGCCTCGGACATGGCGCTGCTCCACGCGGTGCGCATGTCGGTGCTGGGGGACACGCTGCACGTGGTGCACACGGTGGAGGTGCACGGCCTGCGCGAAGCCACCCGGATTCAAGAGCAAGACAAGGTGCTCGAGAACGACCCGGACGTGGTGCGCGCCTATGTCAACGAGGTGTGCGAGCGCGAGGAGGTCTGGCCGCTGGTGCGGCCCGAGGTGCACACGCGCATCGGGACGCCCGTGGCCGCGCTGGTGCAGTTCTGCACGGACGTGGAGGCCGACCTGCTGGTGTGCGGGGTGCACGCGCGGCACGGCATCGATCGCCTGCGCGCGTCGGTCGCCGAGGGCCTCATGCGCGAGGCGCCCTGCCCCGTGCTGGTGGCCAAGCCGAAGGCGTACCAGGGGAGGCGCAAGAGCGAGCTGCCCGCGCCCATCTGCGCCGACTGCTCCGCCAAGCGGGAAGAGACGGGGGACCCGATGGCCTGGTGCACCACGCACTCGCGCGACCATGCGGCGCGGCACACCTACAGCGGGACCCCCAGCACACGGCCCCCTGGCTTCGGCATGCGCTGA
- a CDS encoding DUF1343 domain-containing protein, whose amino-acid sequence MSAPVATGLDRVAAGDAVALAGIRGKRVGLLAHPASVTRTLQHAHAVLEAAGAKVVALFGPEHGYGGEAQDMAPVGSDEGAPEKLRVYSLYGTTFDELRPTPEMLRGLDAVVVDLQDVGARYYTFVWSAALMLEAAAAVGVPTIVLDRPNPLGGVVLEGAPQRPGYRSFVGLYDVPVRHGMTIAEITRMVHARLGLDDAALITVPMLGWTRGMYFDATGLPWIYPSPNMPTLDTAVVYPGGCLIEGTLLSEGRGTTRPFEVFGAPWVDGQALASALEGKLPGATLRPLSFLPTFQKHAKQLCGGVQLHVTDRHAFRSYEAYLRILQELLTRHPDAPRYRTEEYEYVTDRPAIDLLTGGPEFREAVDAGHSIEPWLAREAAGAAAFEAERAPFLLY is encoded by the coding sequence GTGAGCGCGCCGGTCGCCACGGGGCTCGACCGGGTGGCGGCTGGCGATGCCGTGGCGCTGGCCGGCATCCGTGGCAAGCGCGTGGGCCTCTTGGCGCACCCGGCCAGCGTGACGCGCACGCTCCAGCACGCCCACGCGGTGCTGGAGGCGGCTGGCGCCAAGGTGGTGGCGCTGTTCGGGCCGGAGCACGGCTATGGCGGCGAGGCGCAGGACATGGCGCCGGTGGGCTCTGACGAGGGTGCGCCCGAGAAGCTGCGCGTGTACTCGCTGTACGGCACCACCTTCGACGAGCTGCGCCCCACGCCCGAGATGCTGCGCGGCCTAGACGCCGTGGTGGTGGACCTGCAAGACGTGGGCGCGCGCTACTACACCTTCGTCTGGAGCGCCGCGCTCATGCTGGAGGCCGCGGCCGCGGTGGGGGTGCCCACCATCGTGCTGGACCGGCCCAACCCGCTCGGCGGCGTGGTGCTGGAGGGTGCGCCGCAGCGGCCGGGCTACCGGTCGTTCGTGGGTCTCTACGACGTGCCCGTGCGGCACGGCATGACCATCGCCGAGATCACGCGCATGGTGCACGCGCGCTTGGGCCTGGACGACGCCGCCCTGATCACCGTGCCCATGCTCGGGTGGACGCGCGGCATGTACTTCGACGCCACGGGCCTGCCGTGGATTTACCCTTCCCCGAACATGCCCACGCTGGACACTGCGGTCGTGTACCCGGGGGGCTGCTTGATCGAGGGCACGCTGCTGAGCGAAGGCCGCGGGACCACGCGCCCGTTCGAGGTGTTCGGGGCACCCTGGGTGGACGGCCAGGCACTGGCCAGCGCGCTCGAGGGCAAGCTGCCCGGGGCCACGCTGCGGCCGCTGAGCTTCCTGCCCACGTTCCAGAAGCACGCGAAGCAGCTGTGTGGGGGCGTGCAGTTGCACGTCACGGACCGTCACGCGTTCCGCAGCTACGAGGCCTACCTGCGCATCCTGCAGGAGCTGCTCACGCGCCATCCGGACGCGCCGCGCTACCGCACGGAAGAATACGAGTACGTGACCGACCGCCCGGCCATCGACCTGCTCACGGGTGGGCCGGAGTTCCGTGAGGCCGTGGACGCAGGGCACAGCATCGAGCCCTGGCTCGCGCGGGAGGCCGCCGGCGCCGCCGCGTTCGAAGCCGAGCGGGCGCCGTTCTTGCTGTACTGA